The Silurus meridionalis isolate SWU-2019-XX chromosome 26, ASM1480568v1, whole genome shotgun sequence region CGCAGCATGcgatgcagctgtggctacagtgaaaggagactgtTCGAATTAAgttcattgtgtttcttgctgTGATAATGTCATTCATTCAAGCTCcagagattcctgtctgtgatgcagctctctgttatactataaccctaaccctaacccttataACATTGATGGTTTCTGTAGACATGGTTTAACATGGCTGCTAAAacataatagaataaaatataaactgaaACACAGTATGCACAGGTTTTTTGGATAGTCCTATtcatgtctatctatctatctgtctgtctgtctgtctgtccgtccatccacTGATGGGCGTGTACTCAGGAAGCATTAAGCAAGCCAACTTTAGCCAATCAGATCAGAGACGTCACAAAGCCACGCCCCCGGAAAAGTCTTCCTGAAGTTTGACTTCCTGATcagtattatataaatacattcacaGTATatattcctgtttttattttgtaaataaatctgGAGTGACCCGAACTTATCGAGGACACTGTGTTTGTCTGCAATCGAGGTGACTTTTCTGATGTATTTACTAACTAGCTTGCTAAACACCCAAGGTATACGAATAGCACGTTAGCATTTTAGCTACATAAATCGTGTACTGGTTTAAAGTTCCGGCTTTTTGTACATTGGTTCAGAATTAAGATATGTAttctagttttaaaaaaaaacaatctgatgAGTTCTGACAGCTTGATAATCTATTACATGACAAGCTTAGTGGAGAGCTTAGCATCCGATAGAGCTTGACCCGGAATAACCCCTGAAATCTTTCCCTTGAATCTTATTATTTCATAATCTTATACATCTTAAGTTGTTTTCCGGAAAACGTAGAAGAACTTAGATCACCCCAATGCACATAGAGAGATCAGGCCAAACttttaaaagttatatataCAAAATGGTTGCGCATTTTGGGTCACGTGACATGCACCTGTTCAGAGCTGGCGTCTTATGATATACGGAGTTCTGGGACACGTGACCTCTACAGTCATACGCGGTTCTTTGTAtcgatgggaagatcggatcatttaaGCGACTCGGTTCATTGAATCAGAATGAACGAGTCATTTCGTTCCTTTAAtccgaaataaaataaaatgtgacctTTTCGATAAGCAGATCCCCAATACGTCTACTTCCACGAattttgactatagttccaatgtATTTACTAATAACTggatagtatatatatatatatatatatatatatatatatatatatatatatatatgtatatgtatatatgtatatgtatatatgtatatgtatatatgtatgtatatatatatatatatatatatatatatatatatatatatatatatatatatatatatatatgggtgtcACGTGACACAAAAACCAGCGACTCGGACCAGATgactcatgagatgaaccactcaattctgtttccgtTTCCTGTTTAATGCAATGCATAGCGTCTATTGCAATCACATGATAAAAGATCAAACGACTCTGagtcaattctgtttcctggaCATAAcctacaagaaaaaaaacaagtacgAATACTTGTTCTACTGAGTCACATAAAGGACtcgtttaaaatgaatgaatcgttCATGAATAACAACTCACTAGTTCTTCACCAAACCGTTCCCACAAATTTGTAGTGCTGGATACAGGGTTtgcaagttcaagtgaaggaaatatttcattctatccttcacttgaacttgcaaaccctgttccagcatgacgatgtgcacaaatccagctttatgaagatctcctttccatgggttggagttgaagatcttgagtggccttctataaagctcaaaccctattgaacacctttaagatgaaaTGGAActctgcacctcaggcctcctcacctacatcagtacctgactttactaatgatCTTGTGGATTAATGAGtacaaaactccacaaaaatcgagtggaacatcttcccagaagtgtggagcttattataacagcaaatggggactaaatatggaatgggatgtcaaAAATGGACATAGAAATCTTATACTAACTCttgttcatatagtgttttCCCAGCAGCTTTTTAAAGGTAGAGGTCATGCATTGATAAAAGATCATAGTCTGAATAACAGTGAGAATCCAGCGCTACAGATTGAAGGCATGAGTCtccaaaaatattttgataGGATAAAATATCCAGGCATACAGTATGTCTCTAAAGTAACATTGCCTAATGATATTTCTGATGGTTTCATATCGATCATATATAAATGAACACTTCAAAATCGAGTGAAACTTCTTCATCAAAGGAAGTGGAGCttatataagagcaaataagtACCAAATGTAGATAttcaaaaagcagataaaatCCATATagtctatatagtgtacattccTATAATTGGGTATATAGTTTAAAGACTACTGTTAGATGTGAGAAATATGTATGGATGTGTTTTCAATTGTTATAcgacattgtgtgtgttgttagtgCCTACATACCTGCAGTATATATGAGTtgaaatcccagccacaccaatctgccactccttgggcccctgaacaaggccctttgCCCCGTAGATTctcagtcatatatatatatatatatatatatatatatatatatatatatatatatataagatcaaatgtaatttaatctggataagggcttctgccaaatCTCATAAATGTATAAGACTGATAACATTCTACAGTGttattttattagtataatATCATGGTGCATATTGTAAACCAAAAATGTCTTCAGGTATCATAATATTATGTTTGCTATAACATCAGGCTTTAATTTTCTCTCGTTGTTGTGCTCCTTGTTAATCCACTCTGGTTTATTCTTCAGTGTTTCGGATTAAAATGAGCTCTGGACTATGAGTGTACAATGAAGCTGCTCTCAGACCACCAGGAAACAGCATCTGGGTCTCAGCGGCGGAACCTCAGAGGCTTTCATCACGGTGTTGGTGCCGCCGGATCTTCCGGACTTCAAGtatgtgatgtgatgaatgCTGTGTGTATGTCAGCTTAAAGTAGATAGCACTCGGATGTAATACGGCCTGCAAGGTTTAATTATCTCCTTCATCTGCAGTAAATAGTTGCAGTATTGGTGGAGCAAAACCTAGACTGTTAATGCTgagtactcttttttttttatatatatataattttcccTTTCAGGTGCCCTTGTCTCAGAGCTCTGGAGGACACGAAGACAGTCCCGCAGTGCACACCGGCGCATATAATCACAGCCCCATGGTCTTGCCTACAGGGGCTGGCGGAGGTCAGGGTCACTCTCATGTCCCACCTGCTTCGGTTCCAACACCAGACCAGCAGCAGTCCCGAAGGCTCAGGGTACGGCTTCAGTCCATATGTTCACCACAGCGAGTTATCTGCTGATCAAGAGTGGGTTTAGATTTTTCTGTTGTGTTTGGACGCAGGTGGAAGACGCTCTTTCCTACCTTGATCAAGTGAAATTCCAATCCAGAGATCAACCTCAAGTTTACAACGACTTCCTGGATATAATGAAAGAGTTTAAATCTCGAAGGTCAGACTGGATCTTTACTTCGTATCCATTTCATTTATGTAGAAAATATTGTAACGATTCAGAGGTAAAACTGTAAGCTTTCTAGAAAGAGAAATTAAGACATGCTGGTGGGAAAAAgattgtttatagctgctataatttCATTCAGAGATTCTCAACCACCAGGTTGTGACCCGCTACCGGGCCGTGGAAGAAATGCTATGAAAGaaacatccaaactatgaaggAACATGCATGGACTTATGTAATAATTAGccaaaaatatcaaatttggactcatcaacCCAtaggacagttttccactgatctactaatgttttcttgtgtttcttggcctaAGCAACTcttttctgcttgttgttcttccgAAGTATTGGTTTCTTTGAACATGAAGGTCTGACTCAAACAGTCTTCTCTGAACAGtagatgttgaaatatgtctgccacttgatAGAAGCAAAAAAGTTTTCTGAGGCTTGTAATTCAAATAAAGttatcttctgcagcagaggtagctcttggccTTCCTTTCCTGGAATGGGTCATGAGATCCAGTTTATTTTTAGCGCTTGATGTTTTTTGGCGACTGCACCTGGgtatacatttaaagttctttgAATTTTGACCTTCAGTTCTGAAGGTAATGATggacagtcttttttttatcaaaagagTGTTTTAAATGATTAGTACAGTAATTatagtagcactaatagggatattgactctgtactcaccctTTCTTCTAAACAAGACAGTTGATGCTCTAAAGTActtaagaaggcaagaaatgtcacaaatgaactccTGACAAGTCAGTGTGCACATTGCAAACCATTCCAGCATGAATTTGATATTCCAGCATGAGAATGTGGAATTGGAAAACTGCAGAAAGTGGCTACTTTGagcaatctaaaatataaaactattcatttttagtgttttttcagCATGTACATACCTTTAAATGGATTGAATGTACgacatttctttctttgatGATCAATCAATTGTAGTATTGGCATTTTTCTTTGAttggtataaataaaaaacttccgCCTATGCTTTATTTTCACCTTCACGGTGGTCACGGTGTCTAGGCTTCACATCAGGTTGCATCCCACAGCCCTGTCACTGATTTGGACCTTTTAACTGAACATCTGACCATCTAGTATTTTTATTCCTTGTGCATACATTTAATCAGTAGAATTCCAATTCAATAGTAATGATGTGTTTATTGccatgttttaaataaactttgatTCAAGTAATTACTGCCCAATTACATGCCAAAGTACTCGCTAGTCAATGACGTATATCAcgtgttttctgtgtgtttccAGTATCAATATACCAGGCGTGATTATCAGAGTGTCACAGCTATTCAAGGACCATCCTGACCTCATCATGAGCTTTAATACCTTCCTGCCCCCTGGCTACAGGACAGAAGTGCAGACTACCCACATGGTGAGGGTAATGACCCCTGGCCAGATCCACCACATCACGCCACGTGGCGTTTCGGTGCAGATCCTCCCGATTACACAGCCGACTTTTCACTCCGACCATTCGATAAGGCTGTTAAAACGTGAAATGTGAAATGCTGAGATTCTCCGCATAAGTCtgtctttatgtatttatttattgcctaTATGGGATCAgggcttgtatttttttttttggttgcaaTTTGCAACTGAATGGCACTTTACATGGGTCTAGAACAGTGTTTACTTGTGTATTTGTGATGTACAAAGCCTGTCAACAGCTTGGAAACACgtagtcttttatt contains the following coding sequences:
- the LOC124379589 gene encoding paired amphipathic helix protein Sin3a-like — its product is MKLLSDHQETASGSQRRNLRGFHHGVGAAGSSGLQVPLSQSSGGHEDSPAVHTGAYNHSPMVLPTGAGGGQGHSHVPPASVPTPDQQQSRRLRVEDALSYLDQVKFQSRDQPQVYNDFLDIMKEFKSRSINIPGVIIRVSQLFKDHPDLIMSFNTFLPPGYRTEVQTTHMVRVMTPGQIHHITPRGVSVQILPITQPTFHSDHSIRLLKREM